The genomic region TATGATAATTCGTAAATCAATTTAAGCAAtctaattttgattaaaattacaTACTGATCTTTTGTTGTTTAGTAGTTATTTCGtttatacataagtaaataCAATGAAAGCACGAGTGAGAGCTAAAACGTGCTTcttcagttttttataaaacactTGGGCAATTTACTTTTCCTCGCACCATTCATTCTCCTTACGCACTTGCTCCTCCTCGGCTGGTGTGAAATCGTTTTTGATATTGAAAGTTTTGCGTATCTCTTCTGGTGTTTTGCCTTTGATCATATTGGCCACAGTTTTGCAGGTCACATCTAGTAATCCCTTTATATCCAAGTAATTTGCGGCTAAAATTAATTCGAATAGTGTACCCTGATCAACTTTTAAAAAGTCTGCATCCCAAGAGGAGATATC from Anastrepha obliqua isolate idAnaObli1 chromosome 2, idAnaObli1_1.0, whole genome shotgun sequence harbors:
- the LOC129239183 gene encoding S-phase kinase-associated protein 1; amino-acid sequence: MPITLQSSDDEKFETDVQIAKCSGTIKTMLEDCGMDDSENATVPLPNVNSAILRKVLTWATYHKDDPQPTEDDENKEKRTDDISSWDADFLKVDQGTLFELILAANYLDIKGLLDVTCKTVANMIKGKTPEEIRKTFNIKNDFTPAEEEQVRKENEWCEEK